A window of the Anoplolepis gracilipes chromosome 11, ASM4749672v1, whole genome shotgun sequence genome harbors these coding sequences:
- the Mrpl55 gene encoding large ribosomal subunit protein mL55, with protein sequence MIASLARIGSSAIGQRNLNCWTAAITKKHRKIYERTYPTTLILSDGSSIEIEYHEPRKIVSLPLNIGELTQEQQKRRLKMRKPKTKIVITNEVEDSFDENRYLNFKK encoded by the coding sequence ATGATTGCTTCATTGGCACGGATTGGCAGTTCTGCGATAGGTCAGAGAAATCTTAATTGTTGGACAGCGGCAATTACAAAAAAGCACAGAAAGATATATGAACGAACATATCCTACAACTCTCATTTTGTCAGATGGAAGTAGTATAGAGATTGAGTATCACGAACCACGGAAGATAGTATCTCTTCCGTTAAATATCGGGGAACTGACTCAGGAACAACAAAAGAGAAGACTCAAGATGCGTAAACCAAAAACGAAGATAGTCATAACCAATGAAGTTGAAGATAGCTTTGATGAGAATagatatctcaattttaaaaagtga
- the Ctns gene encoding cystinosin, whose protein sequence is MALLRCIWILLLLALLTCVQGALKVSKQDLKVHVNQQESFNFSLTEALPNGRTATVIIDIQHTDLISTKPSNFSITSDQKEWIIYVKGLNAGHSIVSANVTPSDITDFSQAFIRVTIEKSDVVYHISAVVGWIYFLAWSVSFYPQIYINYKRKSVVGLNFDYLSLNVVGFLMYALFNCGLFWIPEIEDEYFNRYPKGLNPVQVNDIFFSLHAVFATIITIGQCFVYEIGNQRVSTTARIIHAIFAVFIFISLILSFNNTIHWLDFLYYCSYVKLSITLIKYVPQAYYNYRRKSTVGWSIGNIFLDFTGGMLSMLQMILNAYNYDDWESIFGDPTKFGLGFFSVAFDIFFIIQHYVLYSLRYIARERRHVSIARLRRASSRRFKLLVSSIATTE, encoded by the exons ATGGCCTTGCTACGTTGCATATGGATTTTGCTATTACTAG cTTTATTAACATGTGTTCAGGGAGCCCTTAAAGTGTCAAAGCAGGATTTGAAAGTACATGTCAATCAGCAAGagtcatttaatttttctttgac GGAAGCTTTACCTAATGGTAGAACTGCAACAGTTATAATAGATATACAGCATACTGATTTAATATCTACAAAACCATCAAACTTTAGTATTACATCGGATCAAAAAGAATggattatttatgtaaaaggtCTGAACGCGGGTCATTCAATTGTCAGCGCTAATGTAACTCCCAGTGATATTACGGA tTTCTCTCAAGCATTTATTAGAGTGACTATAGAGAAATCGGACGTGGTGTATCACATCAGTGCTGTGGTTGgatggatatattttttagcatgGAGTGTAAGCTTTTATCCGCAAatctacattaattataaacgtaAAAGTGTTGTGGGTCTTAATTTCGATTATCTCTCACTAAATGTGGTCGGTTTTCTTATGTACGCATTATTTAATTGTGGCCTTTTCTGGATACCTGAGATTGAG gatgaatattttaatcgatatcCCAAAGGTTTGAATCCTGTACAAgtcaatgatatatttttctctttacacGCAGTATTTGCTACTATTATAACTATTGGACAATGTTTTGTTTATGAG attggTAATCAAAGAGTATCAACGACTGCACGTATTATTCATGCGATATTtgcggtttttatatttatatctttgatattatCCTTCAACAACACAATTCATTGGCTAGATTTTCTTTACTACTGTAGCTATGTCAAGCTCAGTATAAcgcttattaaatatgtaccaCAAGCGTATTACAATTATAGAAGAAAGTCCACAGTCGGTTGGAGTAtaggaaatatattcttaGACTTTACCGGTGGCATGCTATCAATGCTACAAATGATACTCAACGCTTATAACTatg ATGATTGGGAAAGTATTTTCGGAGATCCGACTAAATTCGGTCTAGGATTCTTTTCTGTggcatttgatatatttttcataattcaaCACTATGTCCTATACAG CCTTCGATACATCGCGCGGGAACGACGTCACGTCTCGATCGCTCGATTACGCAGAGCTTCAAGTCGTCGCTTCAAGTTGCTCGTCTCGTCGATCGCTACGACAG AATGA